A window of the Acidovorax sp. YS12 genome harbors these coding sequences:
- a CDS encoding RnfH family protein — protein sequence MAETGLQVVVCASLAAGQVQEVEVALPVGSRITDALAASGLALPWDAPCGLWGDVVPRDALLRDGDRVEVYRALTVDPKVARRERFVRQGARNAGLFARRRPGGKAGY from the coding sequence ATGGCTGAGACGGGCCTGCAGGTGGTGGTCTGCGCCAGCCTGGCGGCGGGGCAGGTGCAGGAGGTGGAAGTGGCCTTGCCTGTGGGGAGCCGCATTACCGATGCATTGGCCGCGAGCGGCTTGGCGCTGCCTTGGGATGCGCCGTGCGGGCTCTGGGGGGATGTGGTGCCGCGCGACGCCTTGCTGCGCGATGGCGATCGGGTGGAGGTCTATCGTGCGCTCACGGTCGATCCCAAGGTGGCCCGGCGCGAGCGCTTCGTGCGCCAGGGGGCGCGCAATGCGGGGCTGTTTGCCCGCCGCCGTCCTGGTGGCAAGGCGGGCTATTGA